The following proteins are co-located in the Castanea sativa cultivar Marrone di Chiusa Pesio chromosome 8, ASM4071231v1 genome:
- the LOC142607183 gene encoding protein PATRONUS 1, with product MATRFAQRQLIIPNENFDAHPKKKANADGKMNDLKKTVTKKGGRKALNDITNKSSNIHIEETSTTIKNVPKKEELFNVAQEMFLHDHKKCIESQQQDGTNSFYLDLVLPGHGHGHDSVCTSEHQESKEAKADLYSPCCYPEPVELPMTDWLESSIDWTSPPCSPLHWDSPPSTPFAWESEVVEFVLKQEVDI from the exons ATGGCAACTCGTTTCGCACAGAGACAACTCATCATCCCAAATGAAAATTTCGATGCTCACCCCAAAAAAA AGGCTAATGCTGATGGTAAAATGAATGATCTGAAAAAAACAGTTACAAAGAAAGGGGGTCGTAAGGCTCTTAATGACataacaaacaaatcatcaaacaTTCATATCGAAGAGACTTCGACAACGATAAAGAATGTGCCAAAAAAAGAGGAACTTTTTAATGTAGCCCAGGAAATGTTTTTACATGACCACAAAAAATGCATTGAGTCACAACAGCAAGATGGAACGAATTCATTTTACCTGGACTTGGTTCTTCCAGGACACGGACATGGACACG ATTCTGTATGTACTTCTGAACATCAAGAGTCTAAAGAAGCAAAG GCTGATCTTTATAGCCCCTGCTGCTACCCAGAGCCGGTGGAGTTGCCCATGACTGATTGGTTAGAATCTTCAATAGATTGGACCTCCCCTCCTTGTTCTCCTTTACATTGGGATTCTCCACCATCCACCCCTTTTGCATGGGAATCTGAGGTGGTTGAATTTGTTCTGAAACAAGAAGTTGATATTTGA
- the LOC142606327 gene encoding TPD1 protein homolog 1-like: MASVTTVFIAGLLVLAVHNVNGGDCLKNYIQVTQGTTGNLPSGTPIFSVQITNECPRDCSIAQIHLSCDSFASELLINPMIFRKLGINDCLVNNGKPLANGAAISFKYASNAKLPLAVSSLTCSP, translated from the exons ATGGCGTCAGTCACGACCGTGTTCATTGCCGGGTTACTAGTACTTGCTGTCCATAATGTCAATG GAGgagattgtttaaaaaattacattcaGGTCACACAAGGCACCACTGGCAACCTACCTAGTGGAACTCCAATTTTTAGTGTGCAAATAACAAATGAGTGCCCCAGGGATTGCAGCATTGCCCAAATCCATCTCAGCTGTGATTCTTTCGCATCTGAGCTACTGATTAACCCTATGATATTCAGGAAACTTGGCATTAATGACTGCCTTGTTAACAATGGAAAACCCCTTGCTAATGGTGCTGCTATCTCCTTCAAATATGCCTCTAATGCCAAATTACCCCTTGCTGTTTCCTCCCTTACTTGCTCACCTtga